CTGGCCTAATACTATTGTAGTGCTACTTATTATAAGGCGTGCTCGTTGTATCTTGGAAGGCGACATCCGTAGAACCGTGAGCATCGTATGCGGGGATGAATTGTCTTTAAGGAAAGAGGATTACCTCGCCTCGATCAACCAATCTTTCTAActctcttcttattattattgtgtttGTCACGTGAGCGGGATTTCCGAGAAACCGAAACGGCATATTATCTCGAACGATGTGAAACCTAACTTAAACCTATATTTGTTTGCCATTAATTCATCCACTTCAAATCAAttcaaaattttttaaaaaaggTCCCATTTTTGACACCCTTCTAGTGGTCGTCTGAGACTCTcagcctggactctgaatctgaATGAGACGGATCTTGACCATTTGTTACTTTTTCTCTCTGTAAATATTAaacatttttcttttctctctgtaAATATTACTGGCCCTTTTCGTATCCAAATACAGCTAAAACCCTTCGATCTTTTCCGCTTCTGGAGAAAAACTTTATCAGGAAATGAACTTCTATACAACCCTTGCTTCATTTTCATTTTGCCTCTATCTCCATTCTCTGTCTTCACTAgaagaaaatttagggttttcagaatGGGCTACCGAGAAAAGAACCAACAGCCGCCGCTATTGGATTTTCGATCATTTTCTGATGATTCTTGGTACACAATGCGCCCGTTAGTATTAGACAATGAAACCCTAGTTGTAAAGTACTGGGATTTcacagaagaagaaaatgatgaatatTACTTTGTTCAAGACTTTAAAACCCCTGAACAAGTAGAGAATTTCAAGAAGAGATTTCGTCCAGCTTGTGTTCAGTTGCAGGACAAAGAATGTAAAGATGTTAAGTTGATGATGAATGTTTGTGCTTCTTTTATTCAAGGTGATGAAGACATCAAGTTCTACAATGGAGTGATTGACTCGGTGAGTCATTTTTTTCactgttttgtttttgattttttaaagATTCATTCTCACATCCTTTTCattttgttagattttagtttATTTCTTGCATTTCCTCTTTTTATCTTGTAGTTAGGGTTTCATTTCTGGGTTTAGGGTTTGGGTTCTGGGTTTAGGGTAAATGCTAATTTGTTTACTCAAGAGGCCAACAAGTATTACATTATGGAGAGCGTATATTCTGGAATTTATGGTTTGTTTCTGATTGATACATTGTGAGGGAAGAATGTTTTTCTTCAGGAGTCGTAATCTGTTATTTGATCTTGTATGGTATGATTAACAGGTAGACAGAAAACCTCACTCacgtgaaggaaaaaaagagatttgtcattGTTCCTTTGTGGTTGCTTGGTTACATGGTCCGAGGACTGGGACTAAAGAATCCATGGGTATCGAACGTATTTGCAAAATTATTCCAGGAACCCCACTAATTGATCTTAAGCTGGCCGATTTCTTGAGTATGTCAGAAGCACCACTCAAACTGCCTTCAAATGATTATTCTGATAAAGATGTTGAGGTAAAAAAAAATTACTGTTGAAATTTACATAATAGTGACAAACGTAAGCTAAATGAGATTGTAGTTTGGATTCTTGTGTTTTATAAGCAAAAAGTTCTAAGCAGTAATTTGGTTTACTAAATGGCATGTGTTCAAGAACTGGCTTGTCATTTGGTTTACTAATTCCCAGAATAAAAATGGACGTTATATAAATTTACTGTTGTCGAACTTTATTGAAACAGGATAATGATGGGATAAATTTGAAGAAGACTGTAAAGGATCCTGGTTTGGTTGGTTGTGTAATGACTACTAAGAGTCTTACAAAGGAAGGCCATAGCTACTATATAGTAATTGAGAATTTAGAGAAGGATTTGTCCCCACGGACGATTGTGAACTTCTTATATGAACACGTCTCTATCATTTGTGGAGCATTTGTTTTCCCAAGTTTGTTGTCAGACGTAAATACAAGGGGAATCATCACTGCAGATTCTAAGGAGAAGCTTCAAAAGTTATTGAAGTATCTATGTGATCCTGCTCATCTCATTATCTCCTCAAGAGGAAGGTATGGTAAATTAATTTCTTTACATCTCATTGTCTCTACATGTTTAATGGATGAAAGCTGTGTTAAAGAATAGATTTTGAACTATATTGTGATTAGTGAACTAGCTTTTTGGTTGTGATACTGTAAATCGTTCTCAAATTTTTGCATTGGGTTCAGTTAGTCACACATCACTCATTAGTTTCCTATTGGGCACTCCTGCCTGGACGAGTGCAACTAGGAAGAGTTGGGGTGAAGATATTGGAACTTATGTAATTACCATAAATTGAATAACAGACAAAACTTAGTGAAAATTGACCAATTTTGAAAATGCATTCTCATTCACATATTTACTTAGTAGATACTGGATTTGAAACTTCTAGCCTTTTGTTAGTAATAATTTTCTTGGCATTATTGAAGTGTGGCTGCATCAGCTTATATTTGAGTTCAATATTCGTCCGATGCAGGCCATGGGTAATCACAGATGTGGAACCAAGGGATGGAACCTTCGGAAGCTTAATGCCGAAAACTGAGGTATGCTTAAGCGTATTCTGTCTTTGCCATTGGAAGAAAGTGATCGGTTACTATATCCTTGTTGTTATATTAATTTAACATTCGATTCTCTAAGATCATTCTGTGTTTTGATTTTGTCTTTTAGATTTTAGAAGTGTTAAATTATCAATAAATTGATGAAGTCATATTTGTCCAAATTTTGTAGATTGCACAAGGCTCTGGTTTAAGGGTTGTAAGCTGGTTAACAGATGAATACGTTACGGGGAAGCAATTACTAGAGTTATTTACGGGCTTTGCCAAAGATGTACAAGGTCTACATGGAAAGCTATCTTTGGATGAGGAAGACGTTATTCTCTGCTCGAATGCAAGCAATAGAAAGAAGCCTAAAGTGATTCCAAAGTGACATGCTGAATCGTAATTTGGTGGTAAAGTAATACTTAGGATAGAAATTTTGGATGTCGGACTGCCGGCGTGTTGGAAATATCAGAAACTAGTTGTGAATAAAGAGATGATATAATGATGTGAGAGTGACTGAACTCTATATGGAGTACTCTATAAGTAGTTCCAAAAGTCCCTATATTTTTTTAGTTAAAACTTACCCCTTATTGCGGTACCTGAATGATTACCTGTAAATATTGAAGTGACTTGCTCCGTACTTATTTTCATCAGGTTGAAGGATGCTAATTTAGATGATTGgatctttttaatttttatggTACCAACAATTTCAATTTCTGAGCCCTAATTACTCATACCATTCCTCAGTGCTGATGAGGCTGCTCAGTTAAACCTTGAACATCTACAGGTCTGCACTTCCAGGTTGCATGTTAGCTTGGGCTCCCTGAGACACCAGCCCTACATATATGCATATACACTCAGtagcctagtttaattggggaccataacttccaattgggggccatggaattttgtttgccccccaaaattttcaggggtgtaaatatcgcaatatgaatatactattttacccttcactaattgaaaatcagtttcactaattaactaccctaattaaggcccctaatctatataccctaattaaatcaaagagaaaatcagtttctcttttcatcttcatcttcctctcctccctttctcttctccacctccaCCGAGGAAAATTCTTCGAACCGATTTATCGCGTAATCGTCGATGATAAAACTTTAATCGATGATTAATTTCTTCTATAAATATGGCTAAAACAAAGCAAACCGCTCGCAAAGCACTTCAAATTCC
This is a stretch of genomic DNA from Papaver somniferum cultivar HN1 chromosome 1, ASM357369v1, whole genome shotgun sequence. It encodes these proteins:
- the LOC113332993 gene encoding uncharacterized protein LOC113332993, with the translated sequence MGYREKNQQPPLLDFRSFSDDSWYTMRPLVLDNETLVVKYWDFTEEENDEYYFVQDFKTPEQVENFKKRFRPACVQLQDKECKDVKLMMNVCASFIQGDEDIKFYNGVIDSVDRKPHSREGKKEICHCSFVVAWLHGPRTGTKESMGIERICKIIPGTPLIDLKLADFLSMSEAPLKLPSNDYSDKDVEDNDGINLKKTVKDPGLVGCVMTTKSLTKEGHSYYIVIENLEKDLSPRTIVNFLYEHVSIICGAFVFPSLLSDVNTRGIITADSKEKLQKLLKYLCDPAHLIISSRGRPWVITDVEPRDGTFGSLMPKTEIAQGSGLRVVSWLTDEYVTGKQLLELFTGFAKDVQGLHGKLSLDEEDVILCSNASNRKKPKVIPK